A stretch of the Duncaniella dubosii genome encodes the following:
- the tnpB gene encoding IS66 family insertion sequence element accessory protein TnpB (TnpB, as the term is used for proteins encoded by IS66 family insertion elements, is considered an accessory protein, since TnpC, encoded by a neighboring gene, is a DDE family transposase.): MWSLEADMRLWVCRQPVSMRYGIRGLAQMVWSWKGHSPASGDVYVFFSKDRKTMKALKWDGDGFLMYTKRLSRGRFREVLKKGDDGVRRLQWDDFYMLMRGLTPVKVMVENRFRMAVK; the protein is encoded by the coding sequence ATGTGGAGTCTTGAGGCGGATATGCGGCTCTGGGTATGCCGGCAGCCGGTATCGATGCGCTACGGCATCCGGGGTCTGGCCCAGATGGTGTGGTCGTGGAAGGGGCATTCTCCGGCATCGGGCGATGTGTATGTGTTTTTCTCAAAGGACCGCAAGACCATGAAGGCGTTGAAATGGGATGGCGACGGATTTTTGATGTACACAAAAAGACTGTCGCGAGGCCGTTTCCGGGAGGTGCTCAAAAAGGGCGATGACGGCGTGCGCAGGCTCCAATGGGACGATTTCTATATGCTGATGAGGGGCCTCACGCCTGTGAAGGTGATGGTCGAAAATCGCTTCAGAATGGCCGTAAAATAA
- the tnpC gene encoding IS66 family transposase — MKKNELIEFLQRQIEFLQGRLDEALASVSSLTLSNEKLQSTNEKLVATVDELRKQMASMEEAMKGKSAELSKEKAARQAVQRLQGSPSERQKKPVTTPATSETRQQKPEKKRTNNGAKRKTHPECEVETIIVEPDSPDFNPEAATFIGECDVVRYVMEPMRFKKIIYKVRKYVQDEKIYKGSAPATPLLNSQYTSSFIAGLAELRYLHCMPLENAVEYFRAHGFDLDKGTAQKLVSKVRVHLENLYKALGQAIVADNYICGDETYQKVRLQVATPSGRKIKKGYIWVFVGMTTGLVYFFYDDGSRSAEVFEQHIKGFNGAFQCDYYSGYRHIGIGGMSGIKRLPCLQHIKRKFLDLKDNPKAQEIAKLFGLLYHFEHQHRIGKDGWTAGKHLEWRQRYSKVMLEKIRMRLTAVKDRIGVPPDDPLLAATEHALKQWDEIPRIFASPTYRLDNNEVERINRYISLTRRRLTIGSHSGAEAAALYHSLAITCHRCGVNVFDYFCDIIDRCAAWPPNTPIEKYRDLLPDRWKLSQK; from the coding sequence ATGAAAAAGAACGAGTTGATAGAGTTTCTGCAACGTCAGATCGAGTTCCTTCAAGGGCGGCTCGACGAGGCGTTGGCCTCTGTCAGCTCGCTTACTTTATCCAATGAAAAGCTGCAGTCGACCAACGAGAAGCTTGTGGCGACTGTAGATGAACTGCGCAAGCAAATGGCCTCAATGGAGGAGGCTATGAAAGGCAAAAGTGCGGAACTGAGCAAAGAGAAAGCCGCGCGTCAGGCAGTGCAGCGTCTGCAGGGCTCGCCGTCGGAGCGTCAGAAGAAACCGGTGACGACTCCTGCCACATCCGAAACTCGACAGCAGAAGCCAGAGAAGAAACGTACCAACAACGGCGCCAAAAGGAAGACGCATCCGGAGTGTGAGGTGGAGACCATTATAGTGGAGCCTGACAGTCCGGACTTCAATCCCGAGGCGGCGACGTTTATCGGCGAGTGCGATGTCGTGCGCTACGTCATGGAGCCGATGCGCTTCAAAAAAATTATCTACAAGGTCAGAAAATACGTGCAGGACGAGAAAATATACAAAGGTTCCGCACCCGCCACACCGCTGCTTAACTCGCAGTATACATCTTCCTTCATAGCCGGACTCGCCGAGCTACGCTATCTCCACTGCATGCCACTTGAAAATGCTGTCGAATACTTCCGTGCCCACGGCTTCGACCTTGACAAAGGCACCGCACAGAAGCTCGTAAGTAAGGTAAGGGTACATCTGGAAAATCTATACAAGGCGCTGGGTCAGGCAATAGTCGCGGACAATTATATCTGCGGTGACGAGACCTATCAGAAAGTGCGGCTGCAGGTGGCAACTCCTTCGGGAAGAAAGATCAAGAAAGGCTACATATGGGTGTTCGTCGGCATGACAACCGGGCTTGTGTACTTCTTCTATGACGACGGCTCCCGCTCGGCCGAAGTCTTCGAGCAACACATAAAAGGCTTCAACGGAGCCTTCCAGTGCGACTATTACTCGGGATACCGGCATATCGGAATCGGTGGGATGAGCGGGATAAAACGCTTGCCATGCCTGCAGCACATCAAGCGAAAGTTTCTCGATCTGAAAGACAATCCAAAGGCGCAGGAAATAGCAAAGCTCTTCGGACTCCTTTACCACTTCGAGCATCAGCACCGCATAGGCAAAGACGGATGGACGGCGGGAAAGCACCTTGAGTGGAGACAACGATACTCCAAGGTGATGCTCGAGAAAATCCGCATGAGACTGACAGCAGTCAAAGACCGCATCGGCGTGCCACCCGACGACCCGCTGCTCGCCGCCACCGAACATGCACTCAAACAATGGGACGAGATACCACGCATCTTTGCCTCACCCACCTACAGACTCGACAACAACGAAGTCGAGCGAATCAACCGCTACATATCCCTGACCCGTCGCCGACTTACAATCGGCTCCCACTCCGGAGCCGAAGCCGCCGCCCTGTACCACTCTCTTGCGATCACCTGCCACCGCTGCGGAGTCAACGTCTTCGACTACTTCTGCGACATAATCGACCGATGTGCCGCATGGCCGCCAAACACCCCGATCGAAAAATACCGCGACCTGCTTCCCGACCGCTGGAAACTCTCACAAAAATAG
- a CDS encoding tetratricopeptide repeat protein, producing the protein MGLLTAASMTAQVAVVKEAEKAFKSADSYAAYQKALQAITPAFSNPETDKDAQTYWIPGKAGFKLYDDLFAKKTFGQDVNIIDMSNALLDGYNYGMKALDVDTVVDAKGKQKTKFSKDIVSQIAGHANDFLNAGAAYWEAHDYKKAYEAFNDYLEIPANPRLGKNAPAALPDSTATQIMYNCALAAWQAEMLDKAAATFDALLEKGYDDANAYDYAYSVAYQMQDEPRKLRYSQQALDKFGTSDPKFLQRVVNSYIESKDFDKAKTMLNNAIAADPNNAAYYLSLGVLLEQQNDFKGAKEAYQKAVTIEPDGALNNLYFGRMLVQEYNDLDEGAANMSQQEYNKYNYETMRPIILEAVKYLEKAYQLDNEQTDALRYLKNIYYVLNDGDNLLRVEGLLGK; encoded by the coding sequence GTGGGACTTCTCACCGCAGCTTCCATGACCGCACAGGTGGCCGTGGTTAAGGAAGCCGAGAAAGCATTCAAGAGCGCCGATAGCTATGCAGCCTATCAGAAAGCACTTCAGGCTATCACACCTGCATTTTCAAATCCTGAAACCGACAAGGATGCCCAGACCTATTGGATTCCCGGTAAGGCCGGTTTCAAACTCTATGACGATCTTTTCGCCAAGAAGACTTTCGGTCAGGATGTAAACATCATTGACATGAGCAACGCCCTTCTTGACGGCTATAACTATGGAATGAAAGCTCTGGATGTCGATACTGTTGTTGATGCAAAAGGCAAGCAGAAGACTAAATTTTCCAAGGATATCGTAAGCCAGATTGCCGGTCATGCAAATGACTTCCTGAACGCCGGTGCTGCTTACTGGGAAGCTCATGACTACAAGAAGGCTTATGAGGCTTTCAACGACTATCTTGAAATTCCCGCCAATCCGCGTCTCGGCAAGAATGCACCCGCAGCACTTCCAGATTCGACAGCTACACAGATTATGTATAACTGCGCGCTTGCCGCATGGCAGGCTGAGATGCTCGACAAGGCTGCCGCAACATTCGACGCTCTTCTTGAAAAGGGGTATGACGATGCGAATGCGTATGACTATGCCTACAGCGTGGCATATCAGATGCAGGACGAACCCCGCAAGCTCCGCTATTCGCAGCAGGCTCTTGACAAGTTCGGTACATCTGATCCCAAATTCCTTCAGCGTGTAGTCAACAGCTATATCGAAAGCAAGGATTTCGATAAGGCCAAGACTATGCTCAACAATGCTATCGCAGCCGATCCTAACAATGCAGCCTATTATCTTTCGCTCGGAGTGCTTCTTGAACAGCAGAATGACTTCAAGGGTGCTAAGGAAGCCTATCAGAAGGCAGTGACTATTGAACCTGATGGAGCACTCAACAACCTTTATTTTGGCCGTATGCTCGTGCAGGAATACAATGATCTCGACGAGGGAGCAGCAAATATGTCACAGCAGGAATACAACAAGTATAACTATGAGACTATGCGTCCCATCATCCTTGAGGCTGTCAAGTATCTTGAAAAAGCCTATCAGCTTGACAACGAGCAGACCGATGCCCTCCGCTATCTTAAGAACATCTACTATGTTCTCAACGACGGCGACAACCTCCTCCGTGTCGAAGGTCTCCTCGGCAAGTAA
- a CDS encoding DUF1599 domain-containing protein, whose protein sequence is MTSTTSSVRSTLSQFDSALGKCREVFVNKLVDYGASWRIMRPRSITDQLYIKAKRIRTLEEGEAMVDEGILGEFMAIVNYGLIGLIQLQLGYADESDINPGEATALYDRYAEEARRLMAAKTHDYGDAWRGMRVNSYTDFILTKLQRVKEIEGNGGATTVSEGIDSNYMDIINYAVFAIIKLTQEA, encoded by the coding sequence ATGACATCAACCACATCATCAGTCCGGTCGACTCTCAGCCAGTTTGACAGTGCCCTCGGCAAATGCCGTGAGGTTTTTGTAAACAAGCTTGTCGACTACGGCGCATCTTGGCGCATCATGCGTCCACGTTCGATAACAGATCAGCTCTACATCAAGGCCAAGCGCATCCGCACGCTTGAAGAGGGTGAGGCTATGGTCGACGAGGGAATACTCGGAGAGTTCATGGCTATCGTCAATTACGGTCTCATAGGCTTGATACAGCTCCAGCTCGGTTATGCCGACGAGTCTGACATCAATCCCGGCGAGGCCACAGCCCTCTATGACCGTTATGCAGAAGAAGCGCGTCGCTTAATGGCGGCCAAGACCCACGACTATGGAGACGCTTGGCGCGGAATGAGGGTGAATTCCTACACGGATTTTATCCTCACGAAACTTCAGCGTGTCAAGGAAATCGAAGGCAATGGCGGTGCTACGACTGTCTCCGAAGGAATTGACTCGAACTACATGGATATTATCAACTATGCCGTCTTCGCAATCATCAAGCTTACTCAGGAAGCTTAA
- a CDS encoding BT_3928 family protein, which yields MFRVVIGAVFIVSGFAKGIDPWGSYYKIGEYLDVWGWDIPSALVVLAAFALGSFEFVWGCLLALGCYRRVAVWLLLLMMAFMLPLTLYIVVADPVADCGCFGDFLIISNTATFLKNVVITLFLLYLAVFNSRVDGLFFPYVQWVVGGLVTLYIVIISMIGFNVQPLIDFRRFGPEVSLIPVDNDSEDDSDFEVDYEFIYEKDGRQQSFSIDNLPDSTWTFVDRKVVGGGSEELSDGFSVIADGEDIAADIISPDSEQFLVTVPDMRGVDLSYTYLLNELNTFITGRGGSMVAIVNGNDDDIEWWRDVSMASYPIYSAEPTMIKELARGRAAIVYLKDGVVEWKRTLSSISYPTVTGTPAGELLSVLDPEPTYYLYLLSITFAGIIFIIMVLDRSGRLVAWHIRYHRRSKRRWKEPNSDETQL from the coding sequence GTGTTCCGTGTCGTCATCGGCGCGGTCTTTATCGTTTCGGGTTTTGCCAAAGGTATTGACCCGTGGGGCAGCTATTATAAAATAGGTGAGTATCTTGATGTGTGGGGATGGGATATTCCGTCTGCGCTCGTGGTGCTTGCAGCCTTTGCCTTGGGTAGCTTTGAATTTGTGTGGGGATGTCTGTTGGCGTTGGGATGTTACCGCCGTGTGGCCGTGTGGCTTCTCCTGCTGATGATGGCATTCATGTTGCCATTGACACTCTATATAGTAGTGGCCGACCCGGTTGCCGACTGTGGGTGTTTCGGTGACTTTCTGATTATCTCGAATACGGCTACGTTTCTCAAAAATGTCGTCATAACACTGTTTCTGCTCTATCTCGCGGTGTTCAACAGCCGTGTCGACGGACTGTTTTTCCCCTATGTCCAGTGGGTTGTCGGCGGACTTGTGACGCTCTATATTGTCATCATATCAATGATTGGTTTCAATGTGCAGCCTCTGATTGATTTCCGACGTTTTGGACCGGAAGTCTCGCTCATTCCTGTCGACAATGACAGCGAGGATGATTCAGATTTTGAGGTGGACTATGAGTTCATATATGAGAAGGATGGCAGACAGCAGAGCTTCAGCATTGATAATCTTCCTGACTCGACATGGACTTTCGTTGACCGTAAAGTGGTCGGTGGCGGATCTGAAGAGCTTTCCGACGGATTTTCAGTCATAGCGGATGGCGAGGATATCGCCGCTGACATTATTTCGCCTGATTCGGAGCAGTTTCTGGTGACAGTCCCGGATATGCGTGGAGTCGATTTGTCATATACATATCTTCTCAACGAACTCAATACGTTTATAACCGGCCGTGGCGGTTCGATGGTGGCGATTGTCAACGGTAACGATGATGACATCGAGTGGTGGCGTGATGTCTCGATGGCCTCCTATCCGATATACAGCGCAGAGCCTACGATGATCAAGGAGCTTGCCCGTGGCCGTGCGGCAATAGTCTACCTTAAAGATGGGGTGGTGGAGTGGAAACGGACGCTTTCATCCATATCCTATCCGACGGTTACCGGCACTCCTGCCGGAGAACTGCTTTCGGTTCTTGATCCTGAACCGACCTATTATCTCTATCTGCTATCCATCACGTTTGCAGGTATAATATTCATTATAATGGTGCTTGACCGCAGCGGTCGTTTGGTTGCATGGCATATCCGCTACCACCGTCGCAGCAAACGCAGGTGGAAAGAACCAAATTCTGACGAAACGCAACTTTAA
- the nhaA gene encoding Na+/H+ antiporter NhaA: MSAHGSSYGKPDLNPVDFESGGFAHHIFYSARQALRHHATGGNVLILATVLALIVANIHGINGLYSSFWNQEMRLQVGDFNIFSHGGHPMTVLQFINDALMALFFFTIGLEIKREVLVGELSSFRQALLPIMGAIGGMVFPVGSFLILSAGTDYIDGAAIPMATDIAFSLGVLAILGSRVPLSLKIFLTTLAVVDDIGGIIVIAAFYSTHIDLAFIGYAAVGLAVLIVGGGLLKIQSKIFYVLVGGVVWFFVLNSGIHPTISGVLVAFCVPSVPVYAPGKYVKIIRRSIRNFDEADDEDFGNGKLLNHEEMDWLKEIESASDKVISPLQDLEDSLHPVVNYLIIPLFAFANAGIYLLDMNPMTLVSGISLAIIIGLVVGKFVGILLFSWLTVRFRLAPMPEGSDWKMIAGVAMLGGIGFTVSLFIANLSFGEGDASGLALLNDAKLGIVVGSLLAGGIGYFILARFLPAANGRNDV; encoded by the coding sequence ATGTCAGCTCACGGTTCATCTTACGGCAAGCCGGACTTGAATCCCGTCGATTTCGAGTCAGGCGGGTTTGCCCATCATATTTTCTATTCGGCGCGTCAGGCGCTCCGTCATCACGCCACCGGCGGCAATGTGTTGATTCTGGCCACTGTGCTTGCGCTTATAGTGGCTAATATTCATGGTATCAACGGTCTTTATTCGTCTTTCTGGAATCAGGAGATGCGTCTGCAAGTTGGTGATTTCAACATTTTTTCTCACGGAGGACATCCGATGACTGTCCTACAGTTTATCAACGACGCGCTTATGGCGCTGTTTTTCTTTACGATAGGTCTTGAAATCAAGCGAGAGGTGCTTGTTGGCGAACTTTCGTCGTTCCGGCAGGCTCTTTTGCCTATAATGGGGGCGATCGGAGGTATGGTTTTTCCTGTAGGATCCTTTCTTATTCTTTCGGCAGGCACGGACTATATTGACGGTGCGGCAATTCCAATGGCAACCGACATCGCGTTCTCGCTTGGAGTGCTGGCCATACTTGGCTCGCGTGTCCCGCTTTCACTCAAGATATTCCTGACCACACTCGCAGTGGTCGATGATATCGGCGGTATTATTGTTATTGCCGCTTTTTACTCGACACATATAGACCTCGCATTCATCGGATATGCTGCAGTCGGACTTGCCGTCCTCATAGTAGGAGGGGGATTGCTTAAGATTCAGAGCAAGATTTTCTATGTGCTTGTCGGAGGTGTAGTATGGTTTTTCGTCCTCAATTCAGGTATTCATCCGACAATTTCTGGTGTCCTCGTGGCATTCTGCGTGCCTTCTGTCCCTGTCTATGCTCCGGGCAAATATGTCAAGATAATACGACGCTCCATCCGCAATTTCGATGAGGCCGACGATGAGGACTTTGGAAACGGAAAATTGTTAAACCATGAAGAGATGGACTGGCTTAAGGAAATAGAAAGTGCTTCAGACAAGGTCATTTCTCCTCTTCAGGATCTTGAAGATTCGCTGCATCCTGTAGTCAACTATCTTATCATACCGTTGTTTGCGTTTGCCAATGCCGGCATCTATCTGCTCGACATGAATCCTATGACGCTCGTGTCCGGGATAAGTCTCGCTATCATCATCGGCCTTGTGGTCGGTAAATTTGTAGGCATTCTGCTTTTTTCATGGTTGACGGTCAGATTTAGGCTTGCACCTATGCCTGAAGGTTCAGACTGGAAGATGATTGCGGGAGTCGCTATGCTCGGAGGCATAGGTTTTACAGTTTCGCTGTTCATTGCCAATCTGTCCTTTGGAGAAGGAGATGCGTCTGGGCTTGCATTGCTCAATGATGCAAAGCTCGGAATTGTTGTCGGCTCACTTCTGGCAGGTGGAATAGGGTATTTTATACTCGCTCGGTTTCTTCCGGCAGCCAATGGTAGGAATGACGTTTAA
- a CDS encoding winged helix-turn-helix transcriptional regulator translates to MAYEKKIPVDLDCPLRLTISLIESKWKSCILDELRSGEPMRPNEIHKRLPEAAPRVLDIQLKEMVGDGLISKTIYPELPPRSEYKITELGESLLPIIDMMLKWGQEHHQLFKDKYSGQNSR, encoded by the coding sequence ATGGCATACGAGAAGAAGATACCCGTCGACCTTGATTGTCCACTCAGGCTCACAATAAGCCTGATTGAATCAAAGTGGAAATCATGTATTCTTGATGAATTGCGTTCAGGAGAGCCCATGCGTCCAAACGAAATACACAAACGTCTCCCGGAAGCTGCGCCCCGAGTCCTTGACATACAACTTAAGGAAATGGTCGGAGACGGCCTCATCTCTAAAACCATTTATCCTGAACTCCCGCCTCGCTCCGAATACAAAATAACAGAGCTTGGAGAATCCTTACTGCCAATAATCGACATGATGCTTAAATGGGGACAAGAACACCATCAGCTTTTCAAAGATAAATACAGCGGTCAGAATAGCCGATAA
- a CDS encoding nuclear transport factor 2 family protein — translation MRDKIKEYAAVEAAALKFVRSVAEGNSFHAKELFTEDAVLFGMLDGVMERGSIERFYHNVDTVGAGEGFKARVDVLAVEETVAVVRVLEEGWGGRIDFTDFLLLLKLDGEWKCVAKAYNQNSDTIKL, via the coding sequence ATGAGAGATAAAATAAAAGAGTATGCCGCAGTCGAAGCTGCTGCGCTGAAATTCGTCAGAAGTGTGGCCGAAGGAAACAGTTTTCATGCAAAGGAACTATTCACAGAAGATGCCGTATTGTTCGGAATGCTCGACGGAGTGATGGAACGCGGGTCAATTGAGCGTTTTTATCATAATGTCGATACGGTTGGTGCAGGCGAAGGCTTCAAAGCCCGCGTAGATGTGCTTGCTGTGGAAGAGACTGTAGCAGTAGTGCGTGTGCTCGAAGAAGGGTGGGGCGGACGCATTGATTTTACTGATTTCCTCCTTCTTCTGAAACTTGACGGTGAATGGAAATGTGTTGCAAAAGCCTATAATCAGAATTCCGACACCATAAAATTATAA
- a CDS encoding 4Fe-4S dicluster domain-containing protein, translating into MQNMTRRQWLFRVGGAVVVPSLLSSCRPGISSNVDEVGERLSQAYVPLKPNDCVACDNCMPCPYGIDIPSNLIFSDRAIQDGYMPGALDGEDFAVKGKRFLELYEDRILNKAQTQRCIGCGECLGTCPVGIDIPDQMSKITALTDVLRDLRCQQL; encoded by the coding sequence ATGCAGAACATGACACGCAGACAATGGCTATTTCGTGTCGGCGGTGCGGTAGTCGTGCCGTCGTTGCTTTCATCTTGCCGTCCCGGCATTTCGAGTAATGTCGATGAGGTTGGTGAGCGCCTTTCTCAAGCCTATGTCCCGCTTAAACCGAACGATTGTGTGGCTTGCGACAATTGCATGCCATGCCCTTATGGTATAGATATACCTTCAAATCTCATTTTCTCAGACCGGGCTATTCAGGATGGTTACATGCCGGGCGCTCTTGACGGTGAGGATTTCGCTGTTAAGGGCAAGCGATTCCTTGAGTTATATGAAGATCGCATTCTGAATAAGGCTCAGACGCAACGCTGCATAGGATGTGGGGAATGTCTGGGCACATGTCCTGTCGGGATAGATATTCCTGATCAGATGTCTAAAATAACCGCGCTTACCGATGTTTTGCGCGATTTACGTTGTCAGCAATTGTGA
- a CDS encoding 4Fe-4S binding protein, giving the protein MASVLRVSRIVVSVVIFALITALFVDFGMELPAFAAWLAKVQFLPAAMSFAITTFVVWLIVTLIFGRIYCSSFCPLGFFQDICARLPRLGRRKSGWFYHYSAPMTRLRRIALFIVVLSIILGISAVSSLLDPYSIYGRFSLYVLKPAWAFVLNLWITVDSAPQIRIALASVAGFVVAVSSMAIIGAIAFKNGRTFCNTVCPVGTTLSFISHYSIFRIDINTDKCIQCRKCEHLCKASCIDLTSHVVDMSRCVVCFDCLSDCPNDAISYTYNRHQLSIPLMQRVKDSVAGSAAGITDSHVGVSDTKRHPIDRRRFLSLGLLAAATPAVVKASGVAAKIDGIQISRQHRNLLPVTPPGLRSRREFLDRCTSCGLCISRCPQKVLKVAVSEYGLLRALHPVMDYDESWCEYNCTLCSNLCPTGALHPLTVAEKHRSRTGLAYADSSLCISHTKGVKCGACSRRCPSGAIVMISCDSGQGPYPVVDANKCIGCGACQYVCPSQPKAIKVGGLA; this is encoded by the coding sequence ATGGCTTCTGTTTTAAGAGTATCACGAATTGTGGTTTCAGTCGTGATTTTTGCGCTGATTACAGCATTGTTTGTCGATTTCGGCATGGAGCTGCCTGCTTTTGCTGCTTGGCTTGCAAAAGTGCAGTTCTTGCCGGCAGCCATGTCATTCGCAATCACCACCTTTGTTGTCTGGCTGATTGTCACGCTGATTTTTGGCCGGATTTATTGCTCGTCGTTTTGTCCGCTTGGTTTTTTTCAGGATATATGTGCGAGGTTGCCGAGGCTCGGACGGCGTAAATCGGGATGGTTTTATCATTATAGTGCTCCGATGACACGACTGCGGCGTATAGCACTTTTTATAGTTGTGCTTTCAATCATACTTGGTATTTCGGCTGTGTCCTCCCTGCTTGATCCCTACAGTATCTATGGGCGTTTTTCGCTCTATGTTCTGAAGCCTGCATGGGCATTTGTCCTAAACCTGTGGATTACTGTCGATTCCGCTCCCCAGATAAGGATTGCCTTAGCTTCGGTTGCGGGATTTGTGGTGGCAGTGTCGTCAATGGCTATAATCGGCGCGATTGCATTTAAAAACGGGCGTACATTCTGTAACACCGTTTGTCCTGTAGGTACGACTCTCAGCTTTATATCGCACTACTCGATATTCCGTATTGACATCAATACTGACAAATGTATACAGTGTCGCAAGTGCGAGCATCTGTGTAAGGCTTCGTGCATTGATCTTACGAGTCATGTCGTTGACATGTCGCGTTGCGTGGTCTGTTTCGACTGCCTTTCGGATTGTCCGAACGATGCAATATCCTATACTTATAACCGTCATCAGCTCTCGATTCCATTGATGCAGCGAGTCAAGGACTCAGTGGCCGGCTCTGCGGCCGGAATTACAGACAGCCATGTAGGAGTTTCGGATACGAAGCGCCATCCGATTGATCGCCGTCGTTTCCTGTCGCTTGGACTGCTTGCTGCTGCGACCCCCGCTGTGGTTAAGGCTTCGGGTGTGGCAGCAAAAATTGACGGTATACAGATTTCCCGTCAGCATCGGAATCTTCTTCCTGTCACGCCTCCGGGGCTAAGGTCTCGCCGGGAGTTTCTTGACAGGTGTACTTCATGCGGACTGTGCATTTCCCGTTGCCCGCAGAAAGTGCTGAAAGTGGCCGTGTCGGAATATGGCCTTCTCAGAGCGCTTCATCCTGTGATGGACTACGACGAATCATGGTGTGAATATAACTGTACTCTTTGCTCGAATTTGTGTCCGACAGGAGCGTTGCATCCGCTTACCGTAGCAGAGAAGCACCGTTCGCGTACAGGACTTGCATACGCTGACAGTTCGTTGTGCATATCTCATACAAAGGGCGTTAAATGCGGAGCTTGTTCGCGCCGTTGCCCATCGGGTGCGATTGTGATGATAAGCTGTGATTCAGGTCAAGGCCCTTATCCTGTGGTTGATGCTAACAAGTGTATCGGATGCGGAGCGTGTCAGTATGTATGCCCCTCGCAGCCAAAGGCTATAAAGGTCGGAGGGCTTGCTTGA
- a CDS encoding thymidylate synthase, whose translation MKQYLELLDKIMKEGVDRGDRTGTGTRSIFGHQMRFDLSEGFPLLTTKKLHLKSIIYELLWFLKGDTNVRYLQDNGVRIWNEWAGPDGELGPVYGSQWRSWPDYNGGHIDQISEVIRTIKENPESRRIIVSAWNVAALPDMALPPCHLLFQFYVADGRLSLMLYQRSADCFLGVPFNIASYALLLMMVAQVTGLKPGEFIHTLGDTHIYHNHFEQVATQLARTPGKLPVMYINPEIKDIFDFKYEDFELRDYEAQPHIKATVAV comes from the coding sequence ATGAAACAATATCTTGAACTGCTCGACAAGATCATGAAAGAGGGCGTTGACCGTGGCGACCGTACCGGCACGGGTACGCGCAGTATATTCGGCCACCAGATGCGTTTTGACCTTAGCGAAGGGTTCCCCTTGCTGACCACTAAGAAACTGCATCTGAAATCAATCATCTATGAGCTTCTTTGGTTTCTGAAAGGTGACACGAATGTCAGATATCTTCAGGACAACGGTGTCAGAATATGGAACGAATGGGCCGGTCCTGACGGCGAACTCGGACCTGTCTATGGTTCGCAATGGCGTTCGTGGCCTGATTACAACGGTGGACATATCGACCAGATTTCAGAAGTGATCAGGACTATCAAGGAAAATCCGGAATCGCGTCGAATCATTGTAAGTGCATGGAATGTCGCAGCTCTTCCCGACATGGCGCTCCCTCCGTGTCATCTGTTGTTCCAGTTCTATGTGGCCGATGGACGTCTGTCATTGATGCTTTATCAGCGTAGCGCCGACTGTTTCCTCGGAGTGCCCTTCAACATTGCCTCCTACGCTCTGCTTCTGATGATGGTTGCGCAGGTGACCGGCTTAAAGCCCGGAGAGTTTATACATACGCTCGGAGATACTCATATCTACCACAATCATTTCGAACAGGTGGCTACGCAGCTTGCCCGTACTCCCGGAAAACTTCCCGTCATGTACATAAATCCTGAGATAAAAGACATTTTTGATTTCAAATACGAGGATTTCGAGCTTCGTGACTATGAAGCCCAGCCACATATAAAAGCAACCGTTGCAGTATGA